In one Sphingobium sp. TKS genomic region, the following are encoded:
- the pseF gene encoding pseudaminic acid cytidylyltransferase: MTLCVIPARGGSKRIPRKNIRTFLGKPMIAWSISAAIEAQCFDRIVVSTDDAEIAELAAQMGVEVPFLRCAELSDDKTPTARVIADAATRLAIPPATPVCCLYATAPFVQGSDLAEGLATLEREEARFVVAVTTFPFPIQRALRRSPQGAIEMIKQEHMLTRSQDLEETWHDAGQFYWAKAGDWANSGAGVLAQGAYGTVIERHRVQDIDTEEDWVRAELLMSVLNASMGRKGA, encoded by the coding sequence ATGACACTTTGTGTCATTCCTGCCCGCGGCGGATCGAAAAGAATTCCCCGTAAAAACATTCGCACCTTCCTTGGAAAGCCGATGATTGCTTGGTCAATTTCAGCTGCCATCGAAGCACAGTGCTTCGATCGGATCGTCGTCTCAACAGACGATGCCGAAATTGCTGAATTGGCCGCGCAGATGGGTGTCGAGGTACCGTTCCTACGTTGTGCAGAGCTGTCGGATGATAAGACGCCAACCGCGCGTGTAATTGCCGATGCTGCCACTCGGCTCGCCATACCCCCCGCGACGCCGGTGTGCTGTCTATATGCCACAGCTCCCTTCGTGCAGGGAAGCGACCTTGCTGAGGGGCTTGCAACTCTTGAGCGAGAGGAAGCCCGGTTTGTCGTTGCCGTGACGACCTTCCCGTTCCCGATCCAGCGCGCGCTCCGGCGTTCTCCGCAAGGCGCGATCGAGATGATAAAGCAAGAACACATGCTCACACGATCTCAGGACCTTGAGGAAACTTGGCACGATGCCGGTCAGTTCTATTGGGCAAAGGCAGGCGATTGGGCGAATTCCGGCGCAGGCGTTCTTGCCCAAGGTGCTTACGGCACCGTCATCGAGCGTCACCGGGTTCAGGACATTGACACCGAAGAAGATTGGGTGCGGGCCGAATTGCTGATGTCCGTCCTAAACGCAAGCATGGGCAGGAAAGGGGCGTGA